The Mycolicibacterium fluoranthenivorans genome has a window encoding:
- a CDS encoding NAD-glutamate dehydrogenase produces the protein MTVNPAAPQKLRLSEDAVGRLATAYLATHHGPHGDAPSTDVAVTVPVDRAVTAQVMSPELLAAHTRLGEVRAPGQTLVAVYPADASGASEATGESTGGFGPALQVVTDHSPMLMDSVTVMLHRLGVNYVSIMNPILRVQRGPGGELLDIAPAEGPDAPARGIDETWIHVRLAPTADPAAVDEAATLLPHVLADARQVATDSSALNATLVGLANALDADHAGHFAGPDRRDVASLLRWLADGHFVLLGYQRCAVAGGTATLDPASRLGVLRSRTDVFPELTTPGDLLVLAQATMPSFLRYGAYPYMVVIRENPGGPASTQGVEHRFVGVFTVAAMNANVLEIPLIARRVDEVLARTHGDPSHPSQLMLDIIQTIPRSELFALSSGQLLDTARAVVDLGSLRRALLFLRADQLGHFVSALVYLPRDRYTTAVRLAIQDILVRELGGVSIEYAARVSESPWAVVHFTIKMPEGVRRADIDTSPENGNRIQQLLTEASRTWADRLIGSVKSGAIGQTLAEHYAAAFPEVYKQAFTPAEAIGDIAIIEELQDNTVKLVFAEGTGDDRVAKLTWYLGGRSASLSELLPMLQCMGVVVLEERPFTVIRADGLPVWIYQFKVSPHQSIPADGDPDTTATLFAEAVTAIWQGRAEIDRFNELVLRAGLTWQQVTILRGYAKYLRQAGFPYSQSHIETVLNDNAGTARSLVDLFEALFDPTATEPPRDAQAAAAAVAADIDALVSLDTDRVLRAFAGLVQATLRTNYFVTSPDSARAQNVVSFKLNPGLISELPLPRPRFEIFVYSPRVEGVHLRFGFVARGGLRWSDRREDFRTEILGLVKAQAVKNAVIVPVGAKGGFVVKQPPLPTGDAATDRDAQRAEGVACYRLFISGLLDLTDNVEKGSGDVITPPGVVRRDGDDAYLVVAADKGTATFSDIANDVAQSYGFWLGDAFASGGSVGYDHKAMGITAKGAWESVKRHFREMGVDTQTQDFTVVGVGDMSGDVFGNGMLLSKHIRLVAAFDHRHIFLDPDPDAATSWVERERMFALPRSSWDDYDRSLISEGGGIYSREQKSIPISPQVRTALGLADDVTEMTPPALMKAVLLAPVDLFWNGGIGTYIKAETESDAAVGDRANDPVRVNGNQLRVKVIGEGGNLGVTQRGRIEFALAGGHVNTDAMDNSAGVDCSDHEVNIKILVDSLVTTGKVSAGERTELLMSMTDEVGELVLADNKDQNDLMGTSRANAPSLLSVHARQIKELVDEHDLNRELEALPSEKEIHRRADLGLGLTSPELATLMAHVKLALKDQLLASDVPDQEVFAARLPSYFPSELRDRFGSDIRNHQLRREIVTTMLVNDLVDTSGITYPYRISEDVGVGAVDAVRSYVATDAIFKVGEVWHAIREAGQAGVPVAATDRMTLDLRRLIDRAGRWLLNNRPQPLAVGAEINRFAEKVAALTPRMSEWLRGDDKAIVEKDAGEFMAQGVSEELAYMVATGLYQYSLLDIIDISDILERDAAEVADTYFALMDHLGADGLLTAISRLARDDRWHSLARLAIRDDIYGSLRSLCFDVMAVGEPDENGEQKIEEWEITNTSRMARARRTLDEIYAEGERDLATLSVAARQIRSMTRTSGTGTSA, from the coding sequence ATGACGGTGAATCCAGCAGCCCCCCAGAAGTTGCGCCTGAGCGAGGACGCCGTGGGGCGGCTCGCGACGGCGTACCTGGCAACCCACCACGGACCGCACGGCGACGCCCCCTCCACCGACGTCGCCGTCACCGTGCCGGTGGACCGGGCCGTCACCGCCCAGGTCATGTCCCCGGAACTCCTGGCCGCCCATACCCGGCTGGGTGAGGTCCGGGCGCCCGGACAGACCCTGGTCGCGGTGTACCCGGCGGATGCCTCCGGAGCGAGCGAAGCGACGGGGGAAAGCACGGGCGGCTTCGGGCCGGCGCTGCAGGTGGTCACCGATCACAGCCCGATGCTGATGGATTCGGTCACCGTCATGCTGCACCGGCTGGGCGTGAACTACGTGTCGATCATGAACCCGATCCTGCGGGTGCAGCGCGGGCCGGGCGGGGAACTGCTCGATATCGCCCCGGCGGAGGGACCCGACGCCCCGGCCCGCGGGATCGACGAGACGTGGATCCACGTGCGGCTCGCCCCGACGGCCGACCCGGCCGCGGTCGACGAGGCCGCCACCCTGCTGCCCCATGTGCTCGCCGACGCCCGGCAGGTCGCCACCGACTCGTCGGCGCTCAACGCCACGCTGGTCGGGCTGGCGAATGCGCTGGACGCCGACCACGCCGGCCATTTCGCCGGGCCCGACCGCCGCGACGTCGCGTCGCTGCTGCGCTGGCTGGCCGACGGGCATTTCGTGCTGCTGGGCTATCAGCGCTGCGCGGTGGCCGGCGGCACGGCCACGCTGGACCCGGCCAGCCGGCTGGGTGTGCTGCGGTCGCGCACCGATGTCTTCCCGGAACTGACCACCCCCGGCGATCTGCTGGTACTGGCCCAGGCGACCATGCCCAGCTTCCTGCGATACGGCGCCTACCCGTACATGGTGGTGATCCGGGAGAACCCGGGTGGACCGGCATCCACTCAGGGCGTCGAGCACCGCTTCGTCGGGGTGTTCACGGTGGCGGCGATGAACGCCAACGTGCTGGAGATCCCGCTGATCGCCCGTCGCGTCGACGAGGTGCTGGCGCGGACCCACGGCGATCCCAGCCACCCCAGCCAACTGATGCTCGACATCATCCAGACCATCCCGCGCTCCGAGTTGTTCGCGCTGAGCAGTGGGCAGCTGTTGGACACCGCACGCGCGGTGGTCGACCTCGGCTCGCTGCGACGGGCCCTGCTGTTCCTGCGTGCCGATCAGCTCGGCCACTTCGTCTCGGCGCTGGTGTACCTGCCCCGCGACCGCTACACCACCGCGGTGCGGCTGGCCATCCAGGACATCCTGGTTCGCGAACTCGGCGGCGTCAGCATCGAGTACGCCGCCCGGGTCAGTGAATCACCCTGGGCTGTCGTGCATTTCACCATCAAGATGCCCGAAGGAGTGCGCCGCGCGGATATCGACACCTCGCCGGAGAACGGGAACCGGATCCAGCAGCTGCTCACCGAGGCCTCCCGCACCTGGGCCGACCGGCTGATCGGGTCGGTCAAGTCCGGCGCCATCGGCCAAACCCTGGCCGAGCATTACGCAGCGGCGTTCCCCGAGGTCTACAAGCAGGCGTTCACCCCGGCCGAAGCCATCGGTGATATCGCGATCATCGAAGAGCTGCAGGACAACACGGTCAAGTTGGTGTTCGCCGAGGGCACCGGCGACGACCGGGTGGCCAAGCTCACCTGGTATCTGGGCGGCCGCTCGGCCTCGCTGTCGGAGCTGCTGCCCATGCTGCAATGCATGGGTGTGGTGGTGCTGGAGGAGCGGCCGTTCACGGTGATCCGCGCCGACGGCCTGCCGGTGTGGATCTACCAGTTCAAAGTGTCTCCGCACCAGTCCATTCCGGCAGACGGGGATCCCGATACCACGGCCACCCTGTTCGCCGAGGCGGTCACCGCGATCTGGCAGGGCCGGGCCGAGATCGACCGGTTCAACGAACTGGTGCTGCGTGCGGGGCTGACCTGGCAGCAGGTCACCATCCTGCGTGGTTACGCGAAATACCTGCGCCAGGCCGGATTCCCGTACAGCCAGTCCCATATCGAGACGGTGCTCAACGACAACGCGGGCACGGCGCGGTCCCTGGTGGATCTGTTCGAGGCGCTCTTCGACCCGACCGCGACCGAACCGCCGCGCGACGCCCAAGCCGCCGCCGCAGCGGTCGCCGCCGATATCGATGCCCTGGTGAGCCTGGATACCGACCGGGTGCTGCGGGCCTTCGCCGGCCTGGTGCAGGCCACCCTGCGCACCAACTACTTCGTCACCAGCCCGGATTCCGCGCGCGCCCAGAACGTGGTGTCGTTCAAGCTCAACCCCGGTCTGATCAGCGAGCTGCCGTTGCCCCGGCCGCGATTCGAGATCTTCGTCTACTCGCCACGAGTGGAAGGCGTGCACCTGCGCTTCGGTTTCGTGGCCCGCGGTGGCCTGCGATGGTCGGATCGCCGCGAGGACTTCCGCACCGAGATCCTGGGCCTGGTCAAGGCGCAGGCGGTGAAGAACGCCGTCATCGTGCCCGTCGGCGCCAAGGGTGGGTTCGTCGTCAAGCAACCTCCGCTGCCCACCGGCGACGCCGCGACCGACCGCGACGCCCAGCGCGCCGAGGGGGTGGCCTGCTACCGGCTGTTCATCTCGGGGCTGCTCGATCTCACCGACAATGTCGAGAAGGGCAGCGGAGACGTGATCACCCCGCCGGGGGTGGTGCGCCGCGACGGTGATGACGCCTACCTGGTGGTCGCGGCCGACAAAGGCACCGCCACGTTCTCCGATATCGCCAACGATGTCGCGCAGTCGTACGGCTTCTGGCTCGGCGACGCGTTCGCCTCCGGTGGCTCGGTGGGTTATGACCACAAGGCGATGGGCATCACCGCCAAGGGCGCCTGGGAATCGGTGAAGCGGCACTTCCGCGAAATGGGCGTCGACACCCAGACCCAGGATTTCACGGTGGTCGGTGTCGGCGATATGAGCGGTGACGTGTTCGGCAACGGGATGTTGCTGTCCAAGCACATTCGGCTGGTGGCGGCGTTCGACCACCGGCACATCTTCCTGGACCCCGACCCGGACGCGGCCACCTCGTGGGTGGAACGGGAGCGGATGTTCGCACTGCCACGGTCCAGCTGGGACGACTACGACCGATCGCTGATCAGCGAGGGCGGCGGTATCTACAGCCGGGAACAGAAGTCCATCCCGATCAGCCCCCAGGTGCGTACCGCGCTCGGCCTGGCCGACGATGTCACCGAGATGACCCCGCCGGCCCTGATGAAGGCGGTCCTGCTGGCACCCGTCGACCTGTTCTGGAACGGCGGTATCGGTACCTACATCAAGGCCGAGACCGAATCCGACGCAGCGGTCGGCGATCGTGCCAACGACCCCGTCCGCGTGAACGGAAATCAGTTGCGGGTCAAGGTGATCGGTGAGGGTGGCAACCTGGGCGTGACCCAGCGCGGCCGGATCGAGTTCGCCCTCGCGGGTGGGCATGTCAACACCGACGCCATGGACAACTCGGCCGGGGTCGACTGCTCCGACCACGAGGTGAACATCAAGATCCTGGTCGACTCGTTGGTCACCACGGGCAAGGTGAGCGCCGGCGAGCGCACCGAGTTGTTGATGTCGATGACCGACGAGGTCGGCGAGCTGGTGCTGGCCGACAACAAGGATCAGAACGACCTGATGGGCACCAGCCGGGCCAATGCGCCCAGCCTGCTGTCGGTGCATGCCCGCCAGATCAAGGAGCTGGTCGACGAGCACGACCTCAACCGGGAGCTGGAGGCGCTGCCGTCGGAGAAGGAGATCCACCGTCGCGCGGACCTCGGATTGGGTTTGACCTCACCGGAATTGGCCACCTTGATGGCGCACGTGAAGCTGGCGCTCAAAGACCAGCTGCTGGCCAGCGACGTCCCCGACCAGGAAGTGTTCGCCGCCCGGCTGCCGTCGTACTTCCCGTCCGAACTGCGGGACCGGTTCGGCAGTGACATCCGCAATCATCAGCTGCGCCGCGAGATCGTCACCACCATGCTGGTCAACGACCTCGTCGACACCAGCGGCATCACCTACCCCTACCGGATCAGCGAGGACGTCGGGGTCGGCGCGGTCGACGCGGTGCGCAGCTACGTCGCCACCGATGCGATCTTCAAGGTCGGCGAGGTGTGGCACGCGATCCGCGAGGCCGGGCAGGCCGGGGTGCCGGTCGCGGCGACCGACCGGATGACGCTGGACCTGCGCCGGCTCATCGATCGGGCCGGCCGCTGGCTGCTCAACAACCGGCCGCAGCCGCTGGCCGTGGGCGCCGAGATCAACCGGTTCGCCGAGAAGGTGGCCGCCCTCACCCCGCGGATGTCGGAATGGCTGCGCGGTGACGACAAGGCGATCGTGGAGAAGGACGCCGGCGAATTCATGGCGCAGGGGGTGTCGGAGGAGCTGGCCTATATGGTGGCCACCGGTCTGTACCAGTACAGCCTGCTCGACATCATCGACATCAGCGACATCCTGGAACGTGATGCCGCCGAGGTGGCCGACACCTATTTCGCGCTGATGGATCACCTGGGCGCGGACGGGCTGCTGACCGCGATCTCCCGGCTGGCCCGCGATGATCGCTGGCATTCGTTGGCGCGCTTGGCTATTCGCGACGATATCTACGGATCGTTGCGCTCCCTCTGTTTCGACGTGATGGCCGTCGGCGAACCGGACGAGAACGGTGAGCAGAAGATCGAGGAATGGGAGATCACCAACACCTCCCGGATGGCCCGGGCCCGCCGCACCCTCGACGAGATCTACGCAGAAGGCGAACGGGACCTGGCCACGCTGTCGGTGGCGGCCCGTCAGATTCGCAGCATGACACGAACGAGTGGAACGGGAACAAGTGCCTAA
- a CDS encoding acyl-CoA thioesterase, giving the protein MPNGFVTPVPVRWSDIDMYQHVNHATMVTILEEARVPFLHEPFAGDIDTTGLLIAEVKVSYKGQVRLTDSPLQVTIWVNRLRAVDFTLGYEVRSVHADPDSKPAVIGETQLAAFNIEEQKLVRLAPHHREYLERYLRPSA; this is encoded by the coding sequence GTGCCTAACGGGTTCGTCACGCCGGTGCCGGTGCGCTGGTCGGATATCGACATGTACCAGCACGTCAACCACGCGACCATGGTGACGATCCTGGAGGAGGCCCGGGTTCCGTTCCTGCACGAGCCGTTCGCCGGCGACATCGATACCACCGGCTTGCTGATAGCCGAGGTCAAGGTGTCCTACAAAGGTCAAGTGCGCCTGACAGATTCGCCGCTGCAGGTGACCATCTGGGTGAACCGCCTGCGCGCGGTGGACTTCACCCTCGGCTACGAGGTGCGCTCGGTGCACGCCGATCCCGATTCCAAGCCGGCCGTCATCGGGGAAACGCAGTTGGCGGCCTTCAACATCGAAGAGCAGAAGTTGGTGCGCCTGGCGCCGCACCATCGCGAGTACCTCGAGCGCTACCTCCGGCCATCGGCGTGA
- a CDS encoding glycoside hydrolase family 13 protein, giving the protein MSWWSHAVFYQLYPRSFRDSNGDGVGDLDGITERLDYLSALGVNALWLNPVMVSPMADHGYDVADPRDIDPLFGDLTALDRLLAAAHARDIRVTMDLVPNHVSSAHPWFLEALADPSRRDRFIFRDGVGDAPPNNWVSVFGGPAWTRVPDGQWYLHLFDSAQPDLNWEHPEVFSDVEKTLRFWLDRGVDGFRIDVAHGMAKPPGLPDMSLADNELLRNAEDDPRFDNESVHEIHRFIRQVLDDYPESVAVGEVWVHGNERFAKYLRPDELHLGFNFRLVQADFDIADVRAAIDNSLAAAELAAAVPTWTLSNHDVEREVTRYGGGAQGLARARAMALVMLALPGVAFVYNGEELGLPQVELPDEVLQDPVWERSGRTERGRDGCRVPLPWSGHTPPFGFSTNPHTWLPLPADWADSTVQHQLADPGSTLTLFRQAIQLRSARPEFAGGVAWLGDGVFRREGGLVCVLNTGDTAMALPPGAVLLTSGPLTDGLLPPDSAAWLV; this is encoded by the coding sequence ATGAGCTGGTGGTCGCATGCGGTGTTCTATCAGCTCTACCCGCGCTCGTTCCGGGACAGCAACGGTGACGGTGTCGGAGATCTGGACGGCATCACCGAACGGCTCGACTACCTGTCCGCCCTCGGGGTCAACGCCCTGTGGCTCAATCCGGTCATGGTGTCCCCGATGGCCGACCACGGCTACGACGTCGCCGACCCGCGCGATATCGACCCGCTGTTCGGCGACCTGACCGCGCTGGACCGGCTGCTGGCCGCGGCGCATGCCCGCGACATCCGGGTGACCATGGACCTGGTGCCCAATCACGTCAGTTCGGCGCACCCGTGGTTCCTCGAGGCGCTGGCCGATCCGTCCCGGCGGGATCGGTTCATCTTCCGGGACGGCGTCGGGGACGCGCCGCCGAACAACTGGGTGTCGGTGTTCGGCGGGCCGGCCTGGACTCGGGTACCCGACGGCCAGTGGTACCTGCACCTGTTCGACAGTGCCCAGCCCGACCTGAACTGGGAACACCCCGAGGTGTTCTCCGATGTCGAGAAGACGCTGCGGTTCTGGCTGGACCGCGGGGTCGACGGGTTCCGCATCGATGTCGCGCACGGGATGGCGAAACCGCCCGGGCTGCCGGACATGTCGCTGGCCGACAACGAGCTGCTGCGCAATGCCGAAGACGACCCGCGCTTCGACAACGAGAGCGTGCACGAGATCCACCGCTTCATCCGGCAGGTGCTCGACGACTATCCCGAATCGGTGGCGGTCGGCGAGGTGTGGGTGCACGGCAACGAGCGGTTCGCCAAGTACCTGCGACCCGACGAACTGCACCTGGGCTTCAATTTCCGGTTGGTGCAGGCCGATTTCGACATCGCCGACGTGCGGGCGGCCATCGACAACTCGTTGGCCGCGGCCGAGCTGGCCGCGGCGGTACCGACGTGGACGCTGTCCAATCACGACGTGGAACGCGAGGTCACCCGCTACGGCGGCGGTGCGCAGGGGTTGGCCCGGGCCCGGGCCATGGCGCTGGTGATGCTGGCGCTGCCCGGCGTCGCGTTCGTCTACAACGGTGAGGAACTGGGTCTGCCGCAGGTCGAGCTGCCCGACGAGGTGCTCCAAGATCCGGTGTGGGAGCGCTCGGGGCGCACCGAACGCGGACGCGACGGCTGCCGGGTACCGCTGCCCTGGTCCGGGCACACGCCCCCGTTCGGCTTCTCCACTAACCCGCACACCTGGCTGCCGTTGCCCGCCGACTGGGCGGACTCGACGGTGCAGCACCAGCTCGCCGACCCCGGGTCGACCCTGACCCTGTTCCGGCAGGCCATCCAATTACGTTCCGCGCGTCCCGAATTCGCCGGCGGTGTGGCGTGGCTCGGTGACGGGGTGTTCCGGCGCGAGGGTGGGCTGGTCTGTGTGCTCAACACCGGCGATACGGCGATGGCACTGCCGCCCGGTGCGGTGTTGCTGACCAGCGGTCCGTTGACCGACGGACTGTTACCGCCCGATTCCGCGGCCTGGCTGGTTTAG
- a CDS encoding globin, with protein MDDVTPPERSFYDEVGGHATFAAIVSKFYELVREDEILLPLYPEDDIDGAEERLRMFLEQYWGGPRTYSDQRGHPRLRMRHAPFRIGFLERDAWLRCMHTAVATIDSTTLDDAHRQMLLNYLNMAAESMVNSAF; from the coding sequence ATGGACGACGTGACCCCACCGGAGCGCTCGTTCTACGACGAAGTCGGCGGCCACGCCACGTTCGCCGCGATCGTGTCGAAGTTCTACGAGCTGGTACGCGAGGACGAGATCCTGCTGCCGCTGTACCCCGAGGACGATATCGACGGGGCCGAGGAACGGCTGCGGATGTTCCTGGAGCAGTACTGGGGCGGGCCGCGTACCTACTCCGATCAGCGGGGCCATCCGCGGCTGCGAATGCGCCATGCGCCGTTCCGGATCGGGTTCCTGGAGCGCGACGCCTGGCTGCGCTGCATGCATACCGCGGTCGCCACGATCGACTCGACGACGCTGGACGATGCGCACCGCCAGATGCTGCTGAACTACCTGAACATGGCCGCCGAGTCGATGGTCAACTCGGCGTTCTGA
- a CDS encoding HNH endonuclease, with amino-acid sequence MSQRKKSPARRAGYRYPTAAVAPVAAHSPQFAPPQFAEAAPAAHSASVWGRRRVLLLNSTYEPLTALPMRRAVIMLMCGKADVVHDDPSGPVIHSATRTIVVPSVIRLRSFVRVPYRARIPMTRAALMHRDRFRCAYCGQKADTVDHVIPRSRGGEHSWENCVAACSSCNHRKADHLLSELGWTLRSAPMPPKGQHWRLLSTVKELDPAWVRYLGEGAA; translated from the coding sequence ATGTCGCAGCGCAAGAAAAGCCCTGCTCGACGAGCGGGCTACCGGTACCCTACGGCCGCGGTCGCTCCTGTCGCTGCCCATTCACCGCAGTTCGCCCCACCGCAGTTCGCCGAGGCCGCACCGGCCGCCCATTCGGCCTCCGTCTGGGGTCGGCGCAGGGTGTTGCTGCTGAATTCCACCTACGAGCCACTGACCGCGCTGCCGATGCGGCGCGCCGTCATCATGCTGATGTGCGGTAAGGCCGACGTCGTCCACGACGACCCGTCCGGGCCGGTCATCCACTCCGCGACCCGCACCATCGTGGTGCCCTCGGTGATCCGGCTGCGTTCCTTCGTGCGGGTGCCCTACCGGGCGCGTATCCCGATGACCCGGGCGGCGCTGATGCACCGCGACCGGTTCCGGTGTGCCTACTGCGGGCAGAAGGCCGACACCGTCGACCACGTCATCCCACGCAGTCGCGGCGGTGAGCATTCCTGGGAGAACTGCGTCGCGGCCTGCTCGTCGTGCAACCACCGCAAGGCCGACCACCTGCTCAGTGAGCTGGGCTGGACGCTGCGGTCGGCCCCGATGCCGCCCAAGGGACAGCACTGGCGGCTGCTGTCCACGGTGAAGGAACTGGACCCGGCATGGGTCAGATATCTGGGTGAGGGCGCGGCGTGA